TATCCAAAACGCCATTTTATTAACACTTCTTAAGGATTAGACAATGACTCAGATTAAAAAGGTTGTACTGGCTTATTCAGGCGGATTGGACACATCGGCGATCATTCCATGGTTAAAAGAACAATACGATTGTGAAGTAGTTGCCTTCGTTGCTGATGTTGGCCAGGGGGCAGAAGAGTTGATTGGGGTGGAAGACAAGGCCAAGCAGTCTGGTGCGTCCGCGTGTTACGTGGTTGACCTTAAAGAAGCCTTTGTCGCTGATTACGTTAATCCTATTCTGCAGACCGGCGCATTGTATGAAGGAACCTATTTGCTAGGCACTGCCATGGCGCGGCCAATCATCGCCAAAGCGCAGGTTGAGTTAGCGCTGGAGATTGGTGCCGATGCGGTTTCCCACGGCTGTACTGGTAAGGGGAACGATCAGGTTCGGTTTGAATCGACCTATGCCGCTTTGGCTCCACAGCTTAGTGTTATCGCCCCGTGGCGGGAGTGGACCATGCAATCTCGGACTGATCTGCTTAACTACCTAGCCAGCAAGAACATTCCTTGCAGCGCTAGTGCCGAGAAAATCTACAGTCGTGATGCCAACGCTTGGCATATCTCCCATGAAGGCGGAGAGCTGGAAGATCCGTGGTGTGAACCAACGGAGCAGGTGTGGACTTGGAGCAAGTCGCCGGAGCTGGCACCGGACAAGGCACAATATGTATCCCTCGGTTATCAGGCTGGTGTATTGACCAGTGTCGACGGCCAGCAGCTATCGCCGTACGACGCGTTAAACCAGTTGAATGAGATTGCCGCTGAGCATGGCGTCGGCCGTATCGATATTGTTGAGAATCGCTTGGTGGGGATGAAGTCTCGCGGTTGTTACGAAACCCCAGGCGGAACCGTGATAAACGCTGGTCTTCGTGGCTTGGAGACCATGGTGCTTGATAAGGCGTCATTCAAGCTGCGTGAACAGCTTGGACTCGAGTTTTCCCACGTTCTTTATGATGGTCGCTGGTTTACGCCGGTAGCTAAGGCACTGTTGGCGGCTTCGCAAAGTTTGGCAGAACCTTTGACTGGTGAGGTAGTGGTTAAGCTCTATAAGGGGCAGGCAACAGTAACTCAGCGTCAAAGCGTTAATTCGCTCTATTCTGAAGCCTTCTCTACCTTTGAAGAGGACGAAGTGTATAACCAGAAACACGCAGAGGGATTCATCCGTCTGTTTAGTCTTTCAAGCCGGATCGCTGCGACGGCGAAGGAGTAACAGCATGTCATTATGGGGAGGCCGGTTCGCCGGTGCCGCGGATCAGCGGTTTAAGTTGTTTAATGATTCGTTGCCAGTGGATTTTCGCTTAGTACAGCAAGATATTACCGGCTCCATCGCTTGGGCAGGAGCGCTTAAGCAGGTGGGTGTGCTGGATGAGCTTGAGTATGGCTCATTGGTGCATGCCCTTAATGACTTAGCTGAGAATGTTACCGAAGAGCAGATCTTAGCCTCTGGTGCGGAAGATATTCACAGCTTTGT
The genomic region above belongs to Ferrimonas lipolytica and contains:
- a CDS encoding argininosuccinate synthase, whose protein sequence is MTQIKKVVLAYSGGLDTSAIIPWLKEQYDCEVVAFVADVGQGAEELIGVEDKAKQSGASACYVVDLKEAFVADYVNPILQTGALYEGTYLLGTAMARPIIAKAQVELALEIGADAVSHGCTGKGNDQVRFESTYAALAPQLSVIAPWREWTMQSRTDLLNYLASKNIPCSASAEKIYSRDANAWHISHEGGELEDPWCEPTEQVWTWSKSPELAPDKAQYVSLGYQAGVLTSVDGQQLSPYDALNQLNEIAAEHGVGRIDIVENRLVGMKSRGCYETPGGTVINAGLRGLETMVLDKASFKLREQLGLEFSHVLYDGRWFTPVAKALLAASQSLAEPLTGEVVVKLYKGQATVTQRQSVNSLYSEAFSTFEEDEVYNQKHAEGFIRLFSLSSRIAATAKE